A genome region from Alteripontixanthobacter maritimus includes the following:
- the pspA gene encoding phage shock protein PspA — MNAPRTPPKGSKKPGQSDDRLKPETSETPRTSGEPSRLDEEVERLRRNPPPSQANRVSNNTRVRLTGTQPKPAPASYETFGSLFSNGAPLMGIFNRTRDIIAANFTDMLDKADDPAKMIRMIIMEMEETLVEVRASAARTIADQKEMHRHTVKLDRLQTDWAEKAQLALSKDREDLARAALVEKRKAADMGEQLKEEITVLDDALRAYEQDIAKLQNRLREARSRQTAIAARLESAENRVKLRTLMTNERTDDALSRFDQLERRVDYAEGRADALGMEGGAPPSLSDEIAALEGADKVDDELAEMKRLLGKSGAPADDAAKKED; from the coding sequence ATGAACGCGCCACGCACTCCCCCCAAAGGCAGCAAAAAGCCTGGCCAGTCAGACGACAGGCTGAAGCCGGAAACGTCCGAAACACCTCGTACTTCCGGCGAACCCTCACGCCTTGACGAGGAAGTGGAGCGCCTTCGTCGCAATCCGCCTCCCAGCCAGGCCAACCGCGTGAGCAACAACACCCGCGTCCGCTTGACCGGTACGCAACCCAAACCCGCGCCTGCGTCCTACGAGACTTTCGGCAGCCTTTTTTCCAACGGAGCACCTTTGATGGGCATCTTCAACCGCACCCGCGACATTATCGCGGCCAACTTTACCGACATGCTCGACAAGGCCGACGACCCCGCCAAGATGATCCGGATGATTATCATGGAAATGGAAGAAACGCTGGTGGAAGTCCGCGCCAGCGCCGCCCGCACCATTGCCGATCAAAAGGAAATGCACCGGCACACGGTGAAGCTGGACCGGCTGCAGACCGACTGGGCCGAAAAGGCGCAGCTCGCCCTGTCGAAGGATCGCGAGGACCTGGCCCGCGCGGCACTGGTCGAGAAACGCAAGGCTGCCGACATGGGTGAACAGCTGAAGGAAGAGATCACCGTACTGGACGACGCTTTGCGCGCATACGAACAGGACATTGCGAAACTGCAAAACCGCTTGCGGGAAGCGCGGAGCCGCCAGACCGCCATCGCAGCGCGGCTCGAAAGCGCCGAGAACCGCGTCAAGCTGCGTACGCTGATGACGAACGAACGCACGGACGACGCGCTATCGCGGTTCGACCAGCTGGAACGCCGAGTCGATTATGCCGAAGGCCGCGCCGATGCGCTTGGGATGGAAGGTGGCGCACCCCCCAGCCTGTCCGACGAGATCGCCGCGCTGGAAGGCGCCGACAAAGTCGATGACGAGCTGGCCGAAATGAAGCGCCTGCTGGGCAAGAGCGGCGCCCCAGCCGACGATGCCGCGAAGAAGGAGGATTGA
- the pspF gene encoding phage shock protein operon transcriptional activator, translated as MERGSQFVGQSSAFLDAVERASLAAPMQRPVLVVGERGTGKELIAERLHRLSNRWGEPLVVMNCAALPETLIEAELFGHEAGAFTGATKAREGRFEEADKGTLFLDELGTLSMAAQERLLRAVEYGEVTRIGSSRPIRVDVRIVAATNEDLPRLAREGTFRPDLLDRLSFEVITLPPLRVREGDVAVLADYFGRRMAAELHWEGWPGFAEHVAASFEEHPWPGNVRELRNVVERAVYRWSDWENPVGYVQFDPFESPWKPLSSEAGVSKGTGAASDTPERAPVPSFDSIDDLRGAVDAHERAILENALGRNRWNQRQTAKSLGLSYDQLRHAVKKHGLTDQD; from the coding sequence ATGGAGCGCGGTAGTCAGTTTGTCGGACAATCGAGTGCATTTCTCGATGCGGTAGAGCGGGCAAGTCTCGCTGCGCCGATGCAGCGTCCGGTCCTGGTGGTCGGGGAACGCGGCACGGGCAAGGAACTGATCGCCGAGCGACTTCATCGCCTGTCCAACCGCTGGGGCGAGCCGCTGGTGGTGATGAACTGCGCCGCTCTGCCAGAGACCTTGATCGAAGCGGAGCTGTTCGGGCACGAGGCCGGAGCGTTCACCGGTGCGACCAAGGCGCGGGAGGGGCGGTTCGAAGAAGCCGACAAGGGTACGCTGTTCCTCGACGAACTCGGTACACTGTCGATGGCCGCGCAGGAGCGCCTGTTACGCGCGGTCGAATATGGCGAAGTCACGCGGATCGGATCGTCCCGTCCGATCAGGGTCGACGTCAGGATCGTGGCTGCTACCAACGAAGACCTGCCCCGGCTGGCGCGCGAGGGGACGTTCCGCCCCGATTTGCTCGACCGATTGAGCTTCGAAGTAATTACCTTGCCGCCTTTGCGCGTGCGTGAAGGCGACGTGGCGGTCCTGGCGGATTATTTCGGACGGCGGATGGCGGCGGAATTACATTGGGAAGGATGGCCGGGCTTTGCCGAACATGTCGCGGCTTCTTTTGAGGAACACCCATGGCCCGGCAACGTGCGCGAATTGCGCAATGTGGTGGAGCGCGCGGTATATCGCTGGAGCGATTGGGAAAATCCCGTTGGTTACGTGCAGTTCGACCCGTTCGAAAGTCCGTGGAAGCCACTGTCGAGCGAGGCCGGCGTATCGAAAGGTACAGGGGCCGCGTCGGATACACCTGAGCGCGCACCAGTGCCGTCGTTCGACAGTATCGACGATTTGCGCGGCGCAGTGGACGCGCATGAACGTGCCATTCTGGAAAATGCCCTAGGCCGGAACCGGTGGAATCAGCGCCAGACGGCCAAGTCGCTGGGCCTGAGCTACGATCAGCTACGCCATGCCGTCAAAAAGCACGGATTAACTGATCAGGACTAG
- the rimP gene encoding ribosome maturation protein RimP, translating to MADLARLHSLIEPEAEALGFELVRVKMMTSEAGDGAMALQIMAEDPATGQLIIDQCAALSRRVSEKLDALEADGDVFVPGAYHLEVSSPGIDRPLTRPKDYTNWAGHEAKLSLSEKVHGHRNLRGELLGIEGETVSIEDNRAGRVDVPLATIHSAKLVLTDALIAATQPIDTTGADDILEDEEKADD from the coding sequence ATGGCCGATCTGGCACGCCTGCATAGTCTGATCGAACCCGAGGCCGAGGCTCTGGGATTCGAACTCGTGCGCGTGAAAATGATGACGTCCGAGGCTGGCGATGGCGCAATGGCGCTGCAGATCATGGCGGAGGACCCGGCGACCGGGCAATTGATCATTGATCAATGCGCCGCCTTGTCGCGCCGTGTGTCCGAGAAACTCGACGCGCTGGAAGCGGATGGCGATGTCTTCGTACCCGGTGCGTATCATCTCGAAGTCAGCAGCCCCGGCATCGATCGTCCGCTAACACGCCCCAAAGACTATACTAATTGGGCTGGGCACGAGGCGAAGCTGTCGCTGTCCGAAAAAGTTCACGGGCACCGCAATTTGCGGGGCGAATTGCTCGGCATCGAAGGCGAAACGGTTTCCATAGAGGACAACCGGGCCGGACGGGTGGACGTACCGCTCGCAACAATTCATTCGGCCAAGCTGGTCCTCACGGACGCGCTGATCGCCGCAACCCAACCGATCGACACCACCGGTGCCGACGACATTCTCGAAGATGAAGAAAAGGCTGACGACTGA
- the nusA gene encoding transcription termination factor NusA, which translates to MATAISANKAELLAIATAVASEKMIDKAIVIEAMEEAIQKSARNRYGAENDIRAKLDPQTGELRLWRVVEVVEEVEDYFKQVDLKAAQKLEEGASVGDFIVDPLPPVDLGRIDAQSAKQVIFQKVRDAERERQFEEFKDRADEIITGVIKSVEFGHVIVNLGRAEGVVRRDQQIPREAARVGERVRALITKVERNNRGPQIFLSRAAPDFMRKLFAQEVPEIYDGIIEIKAAARDPGSRAKIGVISHDSSIDPVGACVGMKGSRVQAVVQELQGEKIDIIPWSDDIATFVVNALQPATVSRVVLDEDENRIEVVVPDDQLSLAIGRRGQNVRLASQLTGHQIDIMTEEEASEKRSKEFAERSKMFEEELDVDETLSQLLVAEGFAELEEVAYVPLDELATIEGFDEDLAGELQSRATEALERHEETARAERRELGVEDDLATMPHLTEQMLVVLGKADIKTLDDLADLATDELIAKKREAPRRRPSATTADGPPMKRPPQRAEDKGGVLGMYGLTEEQGNEIIMAARAHWFEDEEPAAAKSDEPDTQEAADADSTQ; encoded by the coding sequence ATGGCCACTGCAATTTCCGCCAACAAGGCAGAGCTGCTTGCGATTGCGACTGCGGTCGCTTCGGAAAAGATGATCGACAAGGCGATCGTCATCGAGGCGATGGAAGAAGCGATCCAGAAAAGCGCGCGCAACCGCTATGGCGCCGAAAACGATATTCGCGCCAAGCTCGACCCGCAAACCGGCGAACTGCGCCTGTGGCGCGTGGTCGAAGTGGTCGAGGAAGTGGAAGACTACTTCAAGCAGGTCGATCTTAAGGCTGCACAGAAGCTGGAAGAGGGCGCGTCGGTCGGTGACTTCATCGTCGATCCGCTGCCACCCGTCGATCTGGGCCGGATCGATGCCCAATCCGCCAAGCAGGTGATCTTCCAGAAGGTCCGCGACGCCGAACGCGAACGCCAGTTCGAAGAGTTCAAGGACCGCGCCGACGAAATCATTACCGGCGTCATCAAATCGGTCGAATTCGGTCATGTGATCGTCAATCTTGGCCGCGCCGAAGGCGTTGTCCGGCGCGATCAGCAGATCCCGCGCGAAGCAGCCCGTGTCGGCGAACGCGTCCGTGCTCTCATCACCAAGGTGGAGCGCAACAATCGCGGCCCGCAGATTTTCCTGAGCCGCGCCGCGCCCGATTTCATGCGCAAACTGTTCGCGCAGGAAGTCCCCGAAATCTACGACGGTATTATCGAGATCAAGGCCGCCGCGCGCGATCCCGGCAGCCGCGCCAAGATCGGCGTGATCAGCCATGACAGCAGCATCGATCCTGTGGGTGCTTGCGTCGGCATGAAGGGCAGCCGCGTGCAGGCTGTCGTCCAGGAACTTCAGGGCGAAAAGATTGATATCATCCCATGGTCGGACGATATCGCCACATTCGTGGTGAACGCCCTCCAGCCGGCCACGGTGTCCCGCGTCGTGCTGGACGAAGACGAAAATCGCATCGAAGTCGTGGTACCGGACGACCAACTGTCGCTCGCCATCGGCCGCCGCGGCCAGAACGTGCGCCTCGCCAGTCAGCTGACCGGTCACCAGATCGACATCATGACCGAGGAAGAGGCGAGCGAGAAGCGGTCGAAGGAATTCGCCGAACGGTCCAAGATGTTCGAAGAGGAACTCGACGTCGACGAAACCCTGTCGCAGCTGCTTGTTGCCGAGGGCTTCGCCGAGCTGGAAGAAGTGGCTTATGTGCCGCTCGACGAACTCGCCACTATCGAAGGCTTCGACGAAGACCTTGCTGGCGAATTGCAGTCGCGTGCGACCGAGGCGCTGGAGCGGCACGAGGAGACCGCCCGCGCCGAACGCCGCGAATTGGGCGTCGAGGACGATCTTGCGACCATGCCGCATCTGACCGAACAGATGCTGGTGGTGCTGGGCAAGGCCGACATCAAGACGCTCGACGACCTGGCCGATCTCGCCACCGACGAGCTCATTGCCAAGAAGCGCGAGGCACCACGTCGCCGTCCGTCCGCCACTACGGCAGACGGCCCGCCGATGAAGCGCCCCCCACAGCGTGCCGAGGACAAAGGCGGTGTGCTGGGCATGTACGGCCTGACCGAAGAACAGGGCAACGAGATCATCATGGCTGCCCGCGCGCACTGGTTCGAAGACGAGGAGCCTGCGGCTGCCAAGTCCGACGAACCCGACACTCAGGAGGCCGCCGATGCGGACTCCACCCAATGA
- a CDS encoding DUF448 domain-containing protein gives MRTPPNESVSSAIAEPGADVSARPSARPRKIEPERKCVLSGEHGGRSTLIRLAISPEGDVLPDLLARAPGRGAWIGVTRSELETAIMKGRLRGALARAFNGAPLTVPDDLAKRIETGLVRLLLDRLGLAMRSGALILGSDKIAEKARAGRIDLLLHASDASEDGTRKLDQAWRVGRDVEGSGQRGIRLPVITAGEIRFALDRDALSVALGRDNVVHLALVGAPAADRVSQTLQRLLHFLGLAEAGASLNTNGSDIDDELRTGKT, from the coding sequence ATGCGGACTCCACCCAATGAGAGCGTAAGTTCAGCCATCGCTGAACCCGGCGCGGACGTTTCTGCGCGCCCTTCCGCTCGCCCGCGAAAAATCGAACCGGAACGCAAATGTGTGTTGTCCGGCGAACATGGCGGACGCAGCACGCTGATCCGGCTGGCGATTTCGCCCGAAGGCGATGTACTCCCCGATCTGCTGGCAAGGGCACCGGGGCGCGGCGCGTGGATCGGGGTGACCCGGTCCGAACTGGAAACCGCGATTATGAAGGGCCGCCTGCGCGGGGCCTTGGCGCGCGCATTCAACGGTGCGCCGCTCACCGTGCCGGACGACCTTGCGAAGCGTATCGAAACCGGATTGGTGCGGCTGTTGCTTGACCGGCTGGGACTGGCAATGCGGTCTGGCGCGCTTATATTGGGATCGGACAAGATTGCCGAAAAGGCGCGCGCGGGCCGGATCGACCTGCTGCTGCACGCGAGCGACGCCAGCGAAGATGGCACGCGCAAGCTCGACCAGGCATGGCGCGTGGGCCGCGACGTGGAAGGTTCGGGCCAGCGCGGCATTCGCCTGCCGGTAATTACTGCGGGCGAAATCCGCTTCGCACTGGACCGCGACGCTCTGTCTGTGGCATTGGGCCGGGATAACGTCGTCCATCTGGCGCTGGTCGGGGCACCTGCTGCCGACAGGGTATCGCAAACACTGCAGCGGCTATTGCATTTTCTGGGGCTCGCCGAAGCTGGCGCGTCCCTGAATACCAATGGCTCGGATATCGACGACGAATTGAGAACTGGGAAGACTTGA
- the infB gene encoding translation initiation factor IF-2 encodes MAEDENKPARTRKPLGLKRAVDGGEVKQTFSHGRTNKVAVEVKRRRKLVKPGEEPAPAPAPAPEAAPAPAPAPTPAPVAKAPPPPKPAASAETPQERVARLQREAEEARLALAEDARRRDEEKRAQAKTTEKQRKEDNKKAEEEAAKQAEIDAKAAAEKPQAEPEAEPAADEPAAEADAPPSAPVEKPVAVESTTPTPVARKFTPVARPEIKRPPKKKEEKRTEERPDKRRAGKLTVTKALNEDEGRRARSLAALKRARERDKRAQGGGSSKPREKQYREVIVPEAITVQELAQRMTEKGADLVKALFNMDMMVTVNQTIDQDTAELLVEEFGHTIKRVSEDDLDIKVAQDEDPEDTLKPRPPVVTIMGHVDHGKTSLLDALRGTRVTKGEAGGITQHIGSYQVTTKDKSVITFLDTPGHAAFTEMRQRGANVTDIVVLVVAADDGIMPQTIEAIKHTKAAGVPMIVAINKIDKPEANSQKIRERLLEHEVIVEAMSGEVQDVEVSAKEGTGLDDLLEKIALQAELLELQANPDRAADAVVIEAQLDKGRGPVATVIVTRGTLRRGDTFVVGTESGKVRAIVNDAGKQIKEAGPSMPVEVLGLGGVPGAGEQLTVVENEQRAREVAQFRQERATAKRTALAPTNFDTMFTNLQSDLVEFPVLVKADVQGSVEAITTALHNLGNDLIKVRVLHAGVGAITESDVQLAAASKAPIIGFNVRPNPKARELVKRDGVEMKYFDVIYHLTDEITKEMLGELGPLKVENVVGRADVKEVFKSGKKDKAAGLMVSEGVIRKGLFARLTRDDVIVSATTIASLRRFKDDVDEVRMGLECGVVLEDTNDVQPGDSLEVFEVEERERTL; translated from the coding sequence ATGGCCGAAGACGAAAACAAACCTGCACGCACTCGCAAGCCGCTTGGACTGAAGCGCGCGGTGGATGGCGGCGAGGTCAAGCAGACTTTCAGCCACGGCCGTACCAACAAGGTGGCAGTGGAAGTGAAGCGGCGCCGCAAGCTGGTCAAGCCGGGCGAAGAGCCTGCTCCTGCGCCTGCGCCCGCTCCTGAAGCGGCCCCGGCGCCTGCGCCCGCGCCAACGCCCGCTCCGGTAGCCAAGGCACCTCCTCCACCCAAACCGGCAGCCAGCGCGGAAACGCCGCAGGAACGTGTTGCTCGCTTGCAGCGCGAAGCGGAAGAAGCGCGCCTGGCCTTGGCGGAGGACGCCCGTCGCCGCGACGAAGAAAAGCGCGCTCAGGCGAAAACGACCGAGAAGCAGCGCAAGGAAGACAACAAGAAGGCTGAGGAAGAAGCCGCCAAACAGGCAGAAATCGACGCCAAGGCAGCTGCTGAAAAACCGCAAGCGGAGCCGGAAGCCGAACCTGCGGCAGACGAGCCTGCAGCCGAAGCCGATGCGCCGCCGTCAGCACCGGTGGAGAAGCCGGTAGCCGTCGAAAGTACTACACCAACGCCGGTGGCTCGCAAGTTCACGCCCGTAGCCCGGCCCGAGATCAAGCGCCCGCCGAAGAAGAAGGAAGAAAAGCGGACCGAGGAACGGCCCGACAAACGCCGCGCTGGTAAGCTGACCGTTACCAAGGCGTTGAATGAGGATGAGGGCCGCCGCGCCCGCAGCCTGGCTGCGCTCAAACGTGCCCGCGAACGTGATAAGCGCGCGCAGGGCGGTGGCAGCTCCAAACCACGTGAGAAACAGTACCGTGAAGTAATCGTGCCGGAAGCGATTACCGTACAGGAACTTGCTCAGCGAATGACCGAAAAGGGCGCCGATCTGGTGAAGGCGCTGTTCAACATGGACATGATGGTCACGGTCAACCAGACCATCGACCAGGACACCGCAGAATTGCTGGTCGAGGAGTTCGGCCACACTATCAAACGCGTGTCCGAAGACGATCTCGACATCAAGGTCGCACAGGACGAGGATCCGGAGGATACGCTCAAGCCGCGTCCGCCGGTTGTCACGATCATGGGCCATGTCGATCACGGCAAGACCAGCCTGCTCGATGCGTTGCGCGGAACCCGCGTGACCAAGGGCGAGGCTGGCGGCATTACGCAGCATATCGGCAGCTATCAGGTGACGACGAAAGACAAGTCCGTCATCACCTTCCTCGATACGCCGGGCCACGCTGCCTTCACCGAGATGCGCCAGCGCGGCGCAAATGTGACGGATATCGTGGTGCTGGTTGTCGCGGCGGATGACGGCATCATGCCGCAGACGATCGAGGCCATCAAACACACCAAGGCCGCCGGCGTCCCGATGATCGTGGCGATCAACAAGATCGACAAGCCGGAAGCCAATTCGCAGAAAATCCGCGAACGTCTGCTGGAACACGAAGTCATCGTGGAAGCCATGTCGGGCGAGGTCCAGGACGTGGAAGTCTCCGCCAAGGAAGGCACCGGCCTTGACGACTTGCTAGAGAAAATTGCGCTGCAAGCCGAATTGCTCGAACTGCAGGCCAACCCCGATCGCGCAGCAGATGCAGTCGTCATCGAGGCTCAGCTGGACAAGGGCCGCGGCCCTGTCGCGACCGTCATCGTCACACGCGGCACGCTGCGCCGCGGCGATACGTTCGTGGTCGGCACCGAAAGTGGCAAGGTTCGTGCCATCGTCAACGATGCGGGCAAGCAGATCAAGGAAGCTGGCCCGTCCATGCCGGTCGAGGTCCTTGGCCTCGGCGGCGTTCCCGGTGCGGGCGAACAGCTCACCGTCGTTGAAAACGAACAACGTGCCCGTGAAGTCGCCCAGTTCCGTCAGGAACGCGCGACCGCCAAACGCACAGCACTGGCGCCGACGAACTTCGATACGATGTTCACCAATTTGCAAAGCGACCTGGTAGAATTCCCCGTCCTGGTGAAGGCCGATGTGCAAGGCTCGGTGGAAGCGATTACGACTGCGCTGCATAATCTCGGCAACGATCTCATCAAGGTCCGCGTCCTGCACGCGGGCGTGGGTGCGATCACCGAAAGCGATGTGCAACTGGCGGCTGCCTCCAAGGCGCCGATCATCGGTTTCAACGTGCGGCCGAATCCCAAGGCCCGCGAACTGGTGAAGCGCGATGGCGTCGAAATGAAGTATTTCGACGTGATCTATCACCTGACGGACGAGATTACGAAGGAAATGCTCGGCGAGCTCGGCCCGCTCAAGGTCGAGAATGTGGTTGGCCGTGCGGACGTCAAGGAAGTCTTCAAGTCCGGCAAGAAGGACAAGGCCGCCGGCCTCATGGTGTCCGAAGGCGTCATCCGGAAGGGTCTGTTTGCCCGTCTTACCCGCGACGATGTTATTGTTTCGGCGACGACCATCGCCAGCCTGCGCCGGTTCAAGGATGATGTGGACGAAGTCCGCATGGGTCTGGAATGCGGTGTCGTGCTGGAAGACACGAACGACGTGCAGCCCGGTGACAGCCTCGAAGTGTTCGAAGTCGAGGAGCGTGAACGTACGCTGTGA
- a CDS encoding PaaI family thioesterase yields the protein MSFEPSYKGTHVALMGAVFESFDEETETVTVRFTAPESFVTPRGSVQGGLVCGFLDEAMGWAHVCATKGAEAPLNLDIALTLLRPVSAGPLKATGRVIRRGQRITFLEGELFDEIGNLLARSTSTAIPTKRPDAG from the coding sequence GTGAGCTTCGAGCCGAGCTACAAGGGTACCCACGTTGCATTGATGGGGGCGGTCTTCGAATCCTTCGACGAGGAGACGGAGACCGTCACGGTTCGTTTTACCGCACCTGAAAGCTTCGTGACCCCGCGTGGCAGCGTACAAGGTGGGCTGGTGTGCGGCTTCCTGGATGAAGCGATGGGATGGGCCCATGTCTGCGCCACCAAAGGCGCCGAGGCTCCGCTCAACCTCGACATCGCGCTGACCCTGTTGCGCCCCGTTTCTGCCGGTCCGCTCAAGGCCACCGGCCGTGTGATAAGGCGCGGGCAGCGTATCACCTTTCTAGAAGGTGAGTTGTTCGACGAGATCGGCAACCTGCTGGCTCGTTCCACATCCACCGCAATTCCAACTAAGCGACCCGATGCCGGCTGA
- a CDS encoding DUF1697 domain-containing protein — MQRYVAFLGSINVGGNRILMADLREALRREDFTDVETVVASGNVLFSHEPRPSEGLADKLAWVVQDRFDIDSLVIVKTRIEVDAAITGNPFHGTGPDHGSDKMVHTIFLDGQPDEDSFHDLLAEHKAKGGERLALGDRMLFLDYVHGAGVSSLTGPFLQRRLEVRGTARNMSSLKRITAKMGELDGKGAA, encoded by the coding sequence ATGCAGCGCTACGTCGCCTTCCTAGGCAGCATCAATGTCGGCGGAAACCGCATCCTGATGGCGGATCTGCGTGAGGCCTTGCGGCGTGAGGATTTTACCGATGTCGAAACCGTCGTGGCGAGTGGGAACGTGCTGTTCAGCCACGAACCGCGCCCGAGCGAAGGACTGGCGGACAAGCTGGCTTGGGTGGTGCAGGATCGCTTCGACATAGACAGTCTCGTTATCGTCAAGACGCGCATCGAGGTGGATGCGGCGATTACCGGCAACCCCTTCCACGGGACCGGTCCCGACCATGGATCGGACAAGATGGTTCACACTATTTTCCTGGACGGGCAACCGGACGAAGACAGCTTTCATGACCTGCTCGCCGAGCACAAGGCGAAGGGCGGGGAACGTCTGGCGCTGGGTGACCGGATGCTGTTCCTCGATTACGTCCACGGGGCCGGCGTGTCCTCGCTGACCGGGCCGTTCCTGCAACGCCGCCTTGAAGTTCGCGGCACCGCACGCAACATGAGCAGCCTGAAACGCATTACTGCGAAGATGGGCGAACTGGACGGAAAGGGCGCGGCTTGA
- the rbfA gene encoding 30S ribosome-binding factor RbfA translates to MAHLQEHTKEQQSVRVLKVGERVRHILSELLARGEVHDETLSATTVSVTEVRMTPDLRNANAYVKPLLGQDEDAVLTALRQNTAFLQREVAKRLGLKFAPKLRFKPDESFEEADRIERLLSDPKVSRDLSD, encoded by the coding sequence ATGGCGCATCTGCAGGAACACACCAAAGAACAGCAATCGGTTCGCGTCCTGAAAGTGGGCGAGCGGGTGCGGCATATCCTGTCGGAACTGCTCGCGCGCGGCGAGGTGCATGACGAGACGCTGTCCGCCACCACCGTCAGCGTGACAGAGGTCCGCATGACCCCCGATCTGCGTAACGCCAACGCCTATGTGAAGCCCTTGCTGGGGCAGGACGAGGACGCGGTCCTCACCGCGCTCCGCCAAAACACGGCTTTCCTCCAGCGGGAAGTAGCGAAACGCCTTGGCCTGAAATTCGCGCCCAAGCTGCGCTTCAAACCCGATGAAAGCTTCGAGGAGGCAGACCGCATCGAACGGTTGCTGTCCGACCCAAAAGTGTCCCGCGATCTGTCAGACTGA
- a CDS encoding AbgT family transporter, with protein sequence MSDTALSGTQTQPDKNGILGWIERSGNRLPDPVFLFFWLIAILVLISIAASLLGWSAAHPTEVDPDTGTARIITAASLLNAENIQRLWVDMPTTFTHFHPLGYVLVVMLGAGVAERAGLFGTAMRAGVRNAPVFLLTPIVALIGMLGNLAADAAYVVLIPLAGIIFHAAGRHPIAGIAASFAGVSGGFSANLLPGQLDALLFGITEAAVETVFGDFTANIAGNWYFIAAMTFVFLPVIWFVTDRIIEPRLGKWNPAMAGNAVSPQQRGTDTAEAGVLGSATTDLAEDSLDDGDRQLTANEAKGLRWAGLAVLFVVGLWLFFTLGPGTPLIDEEASAEARLTPFYRSLVAGFFLLFLLAGWAYGKAAGTIGNHRDLVKMMAGAMEDLAYYLVLAFAAAHFVAMFAWSNLGLILAVQGADFLGNSGLPAWALLAAIILVSSLLNIFVGSASAKWALLSPVLVPMLMLLGISPEMATAAYRVGDGATNIITPLMVYFPLILIFCQRWQKDFGLGSLAATMLPFSIGLLLAGLAMTIGWVALDLPLGPGAGVFIEVPSTVDPVAPAQAQ encoded by the coding sequence ATGAGCGATACGGCACTGTCTGGAACGCAGACGCAACCCGATAAAAACGGAATACTTGGCTGGATCGAGCGTAGCGGCAACCGGTTACCCGATCCGGTGTTCCTGTTTTTCTGGTTGATTGCCATCCTGGTGTTGATCTCGATCGCCGCCAGCCTGCTTGGCTGGTCCGCCGCTCATCCTACCGAAGTCGATCCGGATACCGGCACGGCGCGGATCATCACCGCTGCAAGCCTGCTGAATGCCGAGAACATTCAGCGCCTGTGGGTGGATATGCCCACCACTTTTACCCATTTCCATCCGCTGGGATATGTGCTGGTGGTCATGCTGGGCGCCGGCGTGGCGGAGCGTGCGGGGCTGTTCGGCACCGCCATGCGCGCCGGTGTACGCAACGCCCCGGTCTTCCTGCTGACGCCGATTGTCGCCCTTATCGGAATGCTGGGAAATCTGGCGGCCGATGCCGCCTATGTCGTCTTGATACCGCTGGCGGGGATCATTTTCCACGCGGCCGGACGCCACCCGATAGCTGGCATAGCAGCATCGTTTGCCGGCGTATCCGGAGGCTTCTCAGCCAATCTGCTGCCGGGCCAGCTTGACGCGCTGTTGTTCGGAATTACCGAAGCCGCAGTCGAAACCGTGTTCGGGGACTTCACTGCCAACATCGCCGGCAACTGGTATTTCATTGCCGCAATGACCTTCGTTTTTCTGCCCGTGATATGGTTCGTTACCGACCGCATCATTGAACCGCGTCTCGGTAAATGGAACCCTGCCATGGCAGGCAACGCCGTATCACCGCAGCAGCGCGGCACAGATACGGCGGAAGCCGGCGTATTAGGTTCGGCCACGACCGACTTGGCCGAAGATAGCCTGGATGATGGCGACAGGCAGTTGACCGCGAACGAGGCCAAGGGTCTGCGCTGGGCCGGTCTTGCGGTACTGTTCGTGGTGGGTTTGTGGCTCTTCTTCACGCTCGGTCCTGGAACACCCCTTATCGACGAGGAGGCCAGCGCAGAAGCGCGACTGACGCCGTTTTACCGCAGTCTGGTGGCGGGGTTTTTCCTGCTGTTCCTGCTGGCGGGCTGGGCTTACGGCAAGGCGGCAGGCACGATTGGCAACCATCGCGATCTTGTCAAAATGATGGCCGGTGCGATGGAAGACCTTGCTTATTATCTCGTGCTCGCCTTTGCCGCGGCGCATTTCGTGGCGATGTTCGCTTGGTCCAATCTGGGTCTGATCCTGGCGGTACAGGGCGCGGATTTTCTCGGAAATTCCGGGCTGCCCGCATGGGCGTTGCTGGCGGCGATCATCCTGGTATCCTCGCTGCTCAATATCTTCGTCGGTTCGGCGAGCGCGAAATGGGCGCTGCTATCGCCGGTGCTTGTGCCAATGCTGATGCTGCTGGGGATTTCGCCTGAAATGGCCACCGCCGCCTATCGCGTGGGTGACGGCGCGACAAATATTATCACCCCGCTGATGGTCTATTTCCCGCTGATCCTGATATTCTGTCAGCGCTGGCAGAAGGATTTCGGACTTGGGTCCCTTGCTGCGACGATGCTGCCCTTCTCCATCGGCTTGCTGTTGGCAGGTCTGGCCATGACGATCGGCTGGGTCGCGCTCGATCTGCCGCTGGGCCCCGGTGCTGGCGTCTTCATCGAAGTACCCAGCACGGTCGATCCGGTCGCGCCTGCACAGGCGCAATAG